The segment TCGAGTTCCTTGGGCGCCTGCATCTTAAGCGGCGGGATCGCAGGCTTATCTTCCTCGAGTTCTTTCATATTCTTATCTATCTCCTGAATTACCCGATCTATGCCGTACTCGGCGGCGATCAGGGCGCAGGATAAGAAACGGTTAAATTCTCGGCCATCACGGGCGCCGAATAAAACCCCCGAAGTCTTCTGACGATTGCTGACATGAAAGATGTAATCAGTCTCATCGGCGGATGCGGCAGCACCGTTCCACTTTGAAAAAGCCCACTCTTTGGTATTAAACATTCCGTTAAACAAAACGCGCTGGGTTGTTAAAAGCACATCGCCGATTTCAGCATATTTCTGAATTGGATCACCGGAAACATATGTACCGCGCGTTGCACCAACGCGATAACGAATACCGGCAACCACCGGAATGCTTAGCCCTTGGCTAGAGCCTTGAAAACTTCCGGCGCCTCGACCTGCTTCGTGGAATTGACCTTGCGCAGTCCAGAGAACTATTTCGCCAGCCTTTTGAATCGTCTGATTAACAACAACATCTTCACCTTTAGCAGCGAGCACAAATGCATCGCGCGCCTTCTGAAAGATTTCAATATCGCTCTGCCAATCAGTTAACTCGGCATCGTAAACTTCCATCGCGCTTTTATATGCGCGCTTAGCTTTCCAATTAGCGATAAATCCCATGGCCTAATTCTGCCCAACTAGCGCCGGTTTGTCCGAACTTTCGTCAACTAACTTCCATTTAATTGCTAGACGGATAGCAAAGCCTTTCAACCACCGCGGAACCCAGATCTTGCGTGGCTTTGAAAAGTAGAGAATCAAGAGAGCGGGAAAGAGAATCATTAAGAAATCTGAAAATGGCGATGTCAGCCCTTCCCAAAATGGATATGAAGTCGGCGGGTTATCAGCCAATTTTGGGGGAGTTTTATCAAAAACAACGCTCCAGTCCATTAGCGCGTGCACCAACACTGGAACCCAAATGCTGCGCGTTGCAATCATGATCGCGCACATCAAGAAACCAAAACAGAAAGCGCTCATCACATGCCAATAGGCCAACCATGGATCCCAGTCACTGCCCGTGTAGAGATTTAAATGCATCAACCCGAAGAAGAGCGATGAAACAAATATCGCCGCCTTATGGCTTCGCCGCTTTAATACGCCATATATAAAGCCACGAGCAACGATTTCTTCACCGAAACCGATAGAGAGCAAGAAGATAATCCCGGGCACCGCAACTTTCCACGGTTTCATCGCGTTATCTTCGTTAGAGATAACGGAAATCAAGATCGCAGCAGAGAGAGCTATGGCAAAGATTGAACCAGGTGAAATACGCGGCAAACCAAAGTATTCAAGCGATGGCAAATTAAATCGCTTAATGAAAAAGAGAAAGACTAAACCCATCACAACGAAAGCCGCGATATTGCTGGCGCTTCCGGATGGATCCATAAATGGAACGCGCACGTATCGCAATAACAATATGGCAAAGAACGAGAACCCCGCTAAGGTCAACCCGATCTGCAATCGCTTCATACCTGCAAAGCTAGCGAGCCCCACTGACAAACGTGGTTCATATCTATCCACAGCAAAGTAAAAAACCTAAGTCAGCAAACTTCTACTGACTTAGGTTCCGTCCTGCGTACCGCTGTAGCTCATTGGATAGAGCATCCCACTAACTACGGGAATGGTAGCGGGTTCGAACCCCGCCAGCGGTACGCACACCTAATGGCCACGCCGTAGTTAAGCGTGGCCATTAGTATTTCCTAACGCACAGTAACTATTTACTTAACAACCAAAGACCCAATACTTTTACCTATGCAATTTCGCGCAGCCGCCTTGGCCTTAGCCCTATGCGCATCCACATTTACCCAACCCGCAAACGCTGGATTAAACGCAGCAATTGATCTCTCGAATCCCAGAATTGTGCCAATTTATACTTCCAATGTTGATGCAATACCGAACGCAGGGAACCAGGCTTCATATTCTGGATTCCTATACTCGTCACGAATCGTTTTCTCCGCAGCGCACTCCGAGTATCAATTTGACTCGCAAGGTAACAAGATCATGTTCGGGGCAAAGTATGCCTTTGTTGGTAAACCCAACTCGACGGCTGGTGACTACAACGGAGCGATAAAAGTGGAAAAGAGGTTTATCGCCAAGGGTTATCGATATAACAATGCGGCGGTCGATGACTTTGCAGTTTATGTTTTGGAGAAAGATTTAATCCCGGCGCCACCTGTGAAACTCTTGACTCCTGAGCTCGAACTTGAAATCCGTGAATCGCGCACGCCAATTAAAATGCACGGATACGGAGAGTATAGAGATCGCTGCGATGCCAACGAAAAACTACCGTGTTCTTCTAAGTACCAAAAAACTTTTCAGCCCAGGTCGTTGACTACTATTTTGCGAACTCTTCAAGAGGTCGAAGCGATTGTTGGTTATGAGCGCAAACAATTAGAAAACCATCTAATTATGAATAATGGGAAGGCAGGATTCGGTTGCGGTGGCGATTCAGGAGGCTCCATCACGTCAACTTACAAAAATGAGTTTATTTACATGGCTACAACTCCAAATGGTATGAACGGTTATTCCTGCGGTGCATCTGGAGATTACGACGGCAAAGGTGGAATCAACTACGCATCTCCTGTTTACAAGCACCTCGATATAGTGAGGGAAGCTGAAGCCTACGTTGCTGCAGCGCTGGCGCAAGAAGCGATAGAGAAAGCAAAAGCAGCACCTTCGCCATCAGCATCTCCAACACCGGTAGCAAAACCAATCGCGGCGCCTAAGAAATCAACAATTACCTGCGTTAAGGGCGCTACCGGAAAGAATGTAACTGGAGTAAATCCAAAGTGTCCGAAGGGCTACAAGAAAGTCATTATCCGCCCATAAAGTAATGGGCCCAACTGGCTATAAGAAGAAGTAGAGTCCACACATGACAATCTCACTTCAGCGCGCACTCGAACATATGGCTTGGGCCAACCAAGAGATCTACAAGTTAATTGCCGAGCTACCCGATGAAGCACTCGATGCCTATGCCACAGACCCAGAATTTCCAGTCCGCGAAATCCTGCGCCACATCGCATCTTCATCCGGCGGTTACGCATCGCGCCTTGAAGGCAAAGAGGCCGAAGTTCTAGAGCAGCCAAAGAACATGTCCGAACTACGCGAGATCGCAAAAGTATTAGCCACCAACGATGCCCGCTTATTGAAACTCGTTGATCTTGAAGATCAATCAATTGAAGTTATCCGCGATGGCCAAACATTCCACTGGATGCGCTCGACAATCATCACGCAAGCGGTACATCACTCAATCGAACACCGCGCGCACGCAGTTTCTGCACTCGAAGCCCGCGGCTACAAAAAGGTAGACCTAGATGACTTCGATGTCTGGGGCTACGAACTCAGCCTGAGAATCGATTGAGAAGCCTGTTTTAACGAGAATATTCAAGGCTCGGTTGGTACCGTTTACTTCATGTTCGCCTTCAAATCGCTAGCGGCCAAGTACAGCGGGGCAATGGCGCTATTTCTGGTGATCTTTTCCGCCGGGTTTGTTGTCGTGCA is part of the Candidatus Planktophila lacus genome and harbors:
- a CDS encoding DinB family protein, coding for MTISLQRALEHMAWANQEIYKLIAELPDEALDAYATDPEFPVREILRHIASSSGGYASRLEGKEAEVLEQPKNMSELREIAKVLATNDARLLKLVDLEDQSIEVIRDGQTFHWMRSTIITQAVHHSIEHRAHAVSALEARGYKKVDLDDFDVWGYELSLRID
- a CDS encoding CPBP family intramembrane glutamic endopeptidase, yielding MDRYEPRLSVGLASFAGMKRLQIGLTLAGFSFFAILLLRYVRVPFMDPSGSASNIAAFVVMGLVFLFFIKRFNLPSLEYFGLPRISPGSIFAIALSAAILISVISNEDNAMKPWKVAVPGIIFLLSIGFGEEIVARGFIYGVLKRRSHKAAIFVSSLFFGLMHLNLYTGSDWDPWLAYWHVMSAFCFGFLMCAIMIATRSIWVPVLVHALMDWSVVFDKTPPKLADNPPTSYPFWEGLTSPFSDFLMILFPALLILYFSKPRKIWVPRWLKGFAIRLAIKWKLVDESSDKPALVGQN